The window CGCCTTTAACCCACGCTGCCCGCTGGCCTTCGATCTGTGCCGGAGGGAGGCGCCGGCGCTGATTGACGGCGTCGCCTGCCACGCCGTCAACCTCGCCCCAGCACCCGCCTGATCACGGGGATGCGAGCAAACCCTTCCACGGGGCCGGTTGGCAGGCCGCTTTGGCTGTGGTCAAGTGCACCGGCCGCAGCAGAATTTGATGGATTCCCATGAGCAACATCAATCCCGATCCGTTCACCACCCGGCCCGAAATCGAGGGCACCTTTGGGGTCGTGACGTCCACCCACTGGATCGCCACCGCGGTCGGGATGGCCACGCTCGAAAAGGGCGGCAATGCCTTCGATGCTGGGGTCGCGACCGCGTTCACGCTGCAGGTGGTCGAGCCGCATCTCAACGGCCCTGGCGGCGACGTGCCGATCATCGTGCATGACGTCAAGCGCGGCCGCACCGAGGTGATTTGCGGCCAGGGTCCGGCGCCGGCGGGCGCGACCATTGCGCATTACCGCAGCGAGGGCCTGGAGATGGTGCCCGGCACCGGGCTGCTCGCCGCCTGCGTTCCCGGCACTTTCGAATCCTGGATGCTGCTGCTGCGCGACTACGGCACGCTTCGCCTGCGCGACGTGCTCGAGCCTGCGATCGCCTATGCCCGCGACGGTTACCCGCTGGTGGAGCGCGCTTCCGCCACCATTGCGACCGTCGAGCAGATGTTCCGGAAGCACTGGAAGACCTCGGCCGCGGTCTATCTGCCGAACAATGAAGTGCCCAAACCCGGCACGCTCTTCACCAACAAGACGCTGTCGGAAACCTATGCCCGCATCCTGACCGAAGCCGAAAGCGCCGGCGCCGACCGCACAGCCCAGATCGAACGCGCGCGCAAAGCCTGGTCGCGCGGCTTTGTCGCGGAGGCGATCGACAATTTCTGCCGCACCCAGGAAGTCATGGATGTCAGCGGCTCACCACATCGCGGCGTGTTGCGCGCCGACGACATGGCGCGTTGGCAGCCAAGTGTCGAAGCCCCGCTGACTTACGATTATGGCCGCTACACCGTCTGCAAGGCCGGGGTCTGGAGCCAGGGCCCGGTGATGCTGCAGCAGCTCGCGCTGTTGAAGGGATTCGAGCTCGACGGGCTCGATCCGACAGGTCCGGAATTCATCCATCTGCAGATCGAATGCGCCAAGCTCGCCTTCGCCGACCGCGAAAAATTTTATGGCGATCCGAATTTTAACGAAATCCCGATCACGACGCTGTTGTCGGATGCCTATAATGACGAGCGCCGCAAGCTGATTTCAGAAAAGGCCTCGCTCGACTTCATCCCCGGCTCCGTCGAAGGCTTTGGTTCAGTCGTAAAACTGCGCCGCGCGGAGGGCCATCGCGAGGCGGTCGGCGCCATGGGCGCCGGCGAGCCGACGGTCGGCCGCTTCGGCGAGGTGCGCGGCGACACCGTGCATTTCGACATCATCGACCAGGCCGGCAACATGATCTCGGCGACGCCGTCGGGCGGCTGGCTGCAATCCTCACCGGTTATTCCGGAACTCGGCTTCTGCCTCGGCAGCCGCGCGCAGATGTTCTGGCTCGAGGAAAATCACCCTGCGGCTTTGGCGCCGGGAAAACGCCCCCGCACCACGCTCTCGCCGACCATGGCGCTGCGCGACGGCGAACCGTATCTGGCCTGGGGTTCGCCCGGCGGCGATCAGCAGGATCAATGGACCACGCAATTCTTTTTGCGGCACGTTCACGCCAAGCTCAATCTGCAGGAAGCGATCGACGCGCCGGCGTGGCATTCCGAGCATTTCCCGATCTCGTTCTGGCCGCGCACCGCGCGCCCCGGCGTGCTCGTGGTCGAGAACCGCGTCCCGAAGGCCACGATCGATAACTTAAAGACCCGCGGCCATATCGTGGAGACCGGCCCCGACTGGTCGGAAGGCCGCCTCACCGCCGCCTCCAAAGTCGGCCGCCGCCGCCGTGCCGCCGCCAATCCCCGGGGCATGCAGGGCTACGCGGCCGGACGGTGAAGAACTGAGATGACCTGGTCGATCATCGCCCGCGACAATGCAACCGGCCAAATCGGTATCGTCGTTGCGACAAAATTCTTCGCGGTCGGGGCGCGCGTGCCGCATATCGCAGCTAGCTTCGGCGGCATCGCAACGCAGGCGCTAGTGAATCCCTATTACGGCATCGACGGCGTAAAATTGCTGCGCGAGGGACGTGAGCCGCGCGATATCATCCAGACCCTGATCGCAGCGGACGCCGGCCGCGAGAGCCGGCAACTTCACATCATGGATGTCCATGGCCGCATCGCCTCCCATACCGGTCGCGACTGCGTCGACTGGTGCGGACATCTCG is drawn from Bradyrhizobium lablabi and contains these coding sequences:
- a CDS encoding gamma-glutamyltransferase family protein, with amino-acid sequence MSNINPDPFTTRPEIEGTFGVVTSTHWIATAVGMATLEKGGNAFDAGVATAFTLQVVEPHLNGPGGDVPIIVHDVKRGRTEVICGQGPAPAGATIAHYRSEGLEMVPGTGLLAACVPGTFESWMLLLRDYGTLRLRDVLEPAIAYARDGYPLVERASATIATVEQMFRKHWKTSAAVYLPNNEVPKPGTLFTNKTLSETYARILTEAESAGADRTAQIERARKAWSRGFVAEAIDNFCRTQEVMDVSGSPHRGVLRADDMARWQPSVEAPLTYDYGRYTVCKAGVWSQGPVMLQQLALLKGFELDGLDPTGPEFIHLQIECAKLAFADREKFYGDPNFNEIPITTLLSDAYNDERRKLISEKASLDFIPGSVEGFGSVVKLRRAEGHREAVGAMGAGEPTVGRFGEVRGDTVHFDIIDQAGNMISATPSGGWLQSSPVIPELGFCLGSRAQMFWLEENHPAALAPGKRPRTTLSPTMALRDGEPYLAWGSPGGDQQDQWTTQFFLRHVHAKLNLQEAIDAPAWHSEHFPISFWPRTARPGVLVVENRVPKATIDNLKTRGHIVETGPDWSEGRLTAASKVGRRRRAAANPRGMQGYAAGR